The following coding sequences lie in one Methanorbis furvi genomic window:
- a CDS encoding phosphate uptake regulator PhoU, whose protein sequence is MNEYFHLELGSYKDQVNWYGRFALGMLKNSLMAFETIDREVAADVVRQKEYIASQYDLLNERGVLLIALNQPMAADLRLIACSLDMITSSERVGRYGKDVGELLVQFENRDHVARLASQLSKMGTITVSMLDVVYNSFATGDTESLSALSAMEEEVDQMYDVIYADCVAAMEADVSVVPQCSAYHMINRYLERCADHACRMGEKVYYMQTGKRVAIDHVNE, encoded by the coding sequence ATGAATGAGTATTTCCATTTGGAGCTTGGCTCCTACAAGGATCAGGTAAACTGGTACGGCCGGTTTGCGCTTGGTATGCTGAAGAATTCGCTGATGGCGTTTGAGACGATCGATCGCGAGGTTGCGGCAGATGTTGTCCGCCAGAAGGAGTATATCGCGAGCCAGTATGATCTTTTAAACGAACGCGGTGTTCTGTTGATTGCTCTTAATCAGCCGATGGCGGCAGATCTGAGGCTGATTGCATGCAGTCTGGATATGATTACGTCGTCTGAACGTGTTGGCCGTTACGGGAAGGATGTCGGTGAGCTGCTTGTGCAGTTTGAGAACCGCGATCATGTTGCACGTCTTGCAAGTCAGTTGTCAAAGATGGGTACTATTACGGTGTCGATGCTTGATGTTGTGTACAATTCGTTTGCGACCGGAGATACGGAGTCTTTGTCTGCGCTTTCTGCGATGGAGGAGGAGGTTGATCAGATGTATGATGTTATTTATGCTGATTGTGTTGCGGCAATGGAGGCTGATGTTTCGGTTGTTCCTCAGTGCAGTGCGTATCATATGATCAATCGGTATCTTGAGCGGTGTGCGGATCATGCATGCCGGATGGGGGAGAAGGTGTATTATATGCAGACCGGTAAACGGGTGGCTATTGATCACGTCAATGAATGA